A window of Chitinophagales bacterium contains these coding sequences:
- the dnaN gene encoding DNA polymerase III subunit beta: MKFIVSSSALLKQLQHIAGVINTNTVLPILEDFLFEVEKNKMTVVATDLETVMRVALDVEAKDSGKVCIPAKILLDSLKNIPDQPLTFNIDKNYAVEITSDNGKYKVMGENPDNFPKEPSADETTSFTATSTALLTAINKTIFAVSNDDLRPAMTGVFFELDKKGMQTVATDAHRLVRYKRTDVKCPKNDSFIVPKKPLNLLKSVLPDSDDEITISYNNNHLFVTLNNTRMSCRLIDARFPDYKVVIPADNPYKLTVNKMDFQGALRRVSIFSNKSTNQVALSIAGSQLELTAQDVDFSFEGDEKMKCRYDGEDITIAFNARFLIEMLNAADSDEVVVELSTPTKAGILKPTEQDENEELMMLVMPLMLNQ; this comes from the coding sequence AACAATTGCAACATATTGCAGGTGTCATTAATACCAATACGGTTCTTCCCATCCTCGAAGATTTTCTTTTCGAAGTAGAAAAGAATAAAATGACGGTGGTAGCCACCGACCTGGAAACCGTAATGCGGGTAGCGCTGGATGTGGAAGCCAAAGACAGTGGCAAGGTTTGTATTCCTGCCAAGATCCTGTTGGACAGCTTGAAGAACATCCCCGATCAGCCACTTACCTTCAACATTGATAAGAACTACGCCGTAGAAATCACCAGTGATAACGGGAAATATAAAGTGATGGGTGAGAACCCCGATAATTTCCCCAAAGAACCATCAGCCGATGAAACAACTTCCTTCACGGCCACTTCCACCGCTTTGCTTACCGCGATTAACAAGACCATTTTTGCCGTCAGCAATGATGATCTCCGTCCGGCCATGACAGGTGTATTCTTTGAATTGGATAAAAAAGGGATGCAAACTGTTGCCACCGATGCGCACCGTCTCGTTCGCTACAAACGCACCGATGTGAAATGCCCGAAGAACGACTCCTTTATCGTTCCTAAAAAACCGCTGAACCTGCTGAAATCTGTTTTACCGGATAGTGACGACGAGATCACGATCAGCTATAATAACAACCATCTTTTTGTCACCCTCAATAATACCCGGATGAGCTGCCGTTTGATCGATGCGCGCTTCCCGGATTATAAAGTGGTGATCCCCGCCGACAACCCCTACAAACTCACCGTTAATAAAATGGACTTCCAGGGCGCTCTTCGCCGGGTGAGTATCTTTAGTAATAAAAGCACCAACCAGGTGGCCCTCTCCATCGCCGGAAGCCAGTTGGAACTCACCGCACAGGATGTTGACTTCTCCTTTGAAGGAGATGAAAAAATGAAGTGCCGTTACGATGGGGAAGACATTACCATCGCCTTCAACGCCCGCTTCCTGATCGAAATGCTCAACGCCGCCGACAGCGATGAAGTGGTGGTGGAATTATCTACGCCTACCAAGGCAGGAATCCTCAAGCCAACCGAGCAGGACGAAAATGAAGAGTTGATGATGCTG